Proteins from one Telopea speciosissima isolate NSW1024214 ecotype Mountain lineage chromosome 1, Tspe_v1, whole genome shotgun sequence genomic window:
- the LOC122658423 gene encoding dof zinc finger protein DOF3.6-like isoform X1 — MVFSSVPVYLDPPNWQQQNPNHQHGSSSENHQLPQPPPPPSGGGGGGGGGSIRPNSMADRARMAKLPQPEAALQCPRCESTNTKFCYFNNYSLTQPRHFCKTCRRYWTRGGALRNVPVGGGCRRNKRSKGSSSKSPATSDRQTSSGNTSAIASNSCTTDMMGHISSSLPPPQLPFMASLQHYSDYGAGDIGLNFGGIQPPLAASGGGSGSGDMEFHIGNNSGGGGGGGGGTILSGGATDQWRLQQVQQFPFLSGLEPPSGLYPFDGEAPAYAGGAAAAQLRLRPPSGSTGDGGGVTQFASVKMEENRGLNLSRQFLGVPGSDQYWGGGNAWTDLSGFNSSSSTNHL, encoded by the exons ATGGTTTTTTCTTCGGTTCCGGTCTATCTAGATCCACCCAACTGGCAGCAG cAGAACCCAAATCATCAACATGGAAGCAGTAGTGAGAATCATCAGCTTCCCCAACCTCCGCCGCCTCCTTCTGGTGGaggcggcggcggtggtgggGGTTCAATCAGACCCAATTCGATGGCAGATCGTGCTCGGATGGCTAAATTACCACAACCTGAGGCAGCTTTACAATGTCCACGATGTGAATCAACCAATACAAAGTTTTGTTACTTCAATAATTACAGCCTCACGCAACCTCGCCACTTCTGCAAGACTTGTCGACGTTATTGGACTAGAGGGGGTGCTCTTAGGAACGTTCCGGTGGGTGGAGGTTGCCGAAGGAACAAAAGAAGCAAAGGAAGTAGTTCAAAATCTCCGGCGACTTCCGATCGTCAAACTAGTTCTGGTAACACAAGTGCAATCGCTTCCAATAGCTGCACCACTGATATGATGGGCCATATTTCTTCATCACTACCTCCTCCACAGTTGCCATTCATGGCTTCTTTACAACATTACTCCGATTATGGTGCAGGAGACATTGGTCTCAATTTTGGTGGAATTCAACCACCACTGGCTGCATCAGGTGGTGGTAGTGGAAGTGGTGACATGGAGTTCCATATAGGAAACAATTCAGGCGGaggcggcggcggtggtggtggcaccATTTTATCAGGAGGAGCTACCGATCAGTGGAGACTACAGCAAGTACAGCAATTCCCTTTCTTAAGTGGGTTGGAGCCTCCATCAGGTCTATACCCATTTGATGGTGAAGCACCAGCTTATGCCGGGGGAGCAGCAGCAGCTCAGCTTCGGTTAAGGCCACCGTCGGGATCCAccggtgatggtggtggtgttaCACAGTTTGCTTCAGTTAAAATGGAAGAAAATCGAGGGTTGAATTTATCAAGACAGTTTTTGGGTGTTCCTGGAAGTGATCAGTACTGGGGTGGTGGCAATGCATGGACAGATCTTTCTGGtttcaactcttcttcttccaccaaCCATCTCTGA
- the LOC122658423 gene encoding dof zinc finger protein DOF3.6-like isoform X2, whose translation MVFSSVPVYLDPPNWQQNPNHQHGSSSENHQLPQPPPPPSGGGGGGGGGSIRPNSMADRARMAKLPQPEAALQCPRCESTNTKFCYFNNYSLTQPRHFCKTCRRYWTRGGALRNVPVGGGCRRNKRSKGSSSKSPATSDRQTSSGNTSAIASNSCTTDMMGHISSSLPPPQLPFMASLQHYSDYGAGDIGLNFGGIQPPLAASGGGSGSGDMEFHIGNNSGGGGGGGGGTILSGGATDQWRLQQVQQFPFLSGLEPPSGLYPFDGEAPAYAGGAAAAQLRLRPPSGSTGDGGGVTQFASVKMEENRGLNLSRQFLGVPGSDQYWGGGNAWTDLSGFNSSSSTNHL comes from the exons ATGGTTTTTTCTTCGGTTCCGGTCTATCTAGATCCACCCAACTGGCAGCAG AACCCAAATCATCAACATGGAAGCAGTAGTGAGAATCATCAGCTTCCCCAACCTCCGCCGCCTCCTTCTGGTGGaggcggcggcggtggtgggGGTTCAATCAGACCCAATTCGATGGCAGATCGTGCTCGGATGGCTAAATTACCACAACCTGAGGCAGCTTTACAATGTCCACGATGTGAATCAACCAATACAAAGTTTTGTTACTTCAATAATTACAGCCTCACGCAACCTCGCCACTTCTGCAAGACTTGTCGACGTTATTGGACTAGAGGGGGTGCTCTTAGGAACGTTCCGGTGGGTGGAGGTTGCCGAAGGAACAAAAGAAGCAAAGGAAGTAGTTCAAAATCTCCGGCGACTTCCGATCGTCAAACTAGTTCTGGTAACACAAGTGCAATCGCTTCCAATAGCTGCACCACTGATATGATGGGCCATATTTCTTCATCACTACCTCCTCCACAGTTGCCATTCATGGCTTCTTTACAACATTACTCCGATTATGGTGCAGGAGACATTGGTCTCAATTTTGGTGGAATTCAACCACCACTGGCTGCATCAGGTGGTGGTAGTGGAAGTGGTGACATGGAGTTCCATATAGGAAACAATTCAGGCGGaggcggcggcggtggtggtggcaccATTTTATCAGGAGGAGCTACCGATCAGTGGAGACTACAGCAAGTACAGCAATTCCCTTTCTTAAGTGGGTTGGAGCCTCCATCAGGTCTATACCCATTTGATGGTGAAGCACCAGCTTATGCCGGGGGAGCAGCAGCAGCTCAGCTTCGGTTAAGGCCACCGTCGGGATCCAccggtgatggtggtggtgttaCACAGTTTGCTTCAGTTAAAATGGAAGAAAATCGAGGGTTGAATTTATCAAGACAGTTTTTGGGTGTTCCTGGAAGTGATCAGTACTGGGGTGGTGGCAATGCATGGACAGATCTTTCTGGtttcaactcttcttcttccaccaaCCATCTCTGA